A window of Dorea formicigenerans contains these coding sequences:
- a CDS encoding bacteriophage Gp15 family protein, which translates to MIYDMITKELPSKVVIDGKEVPINTDFRVGIQLDALLNSDMKDEERILKMLILYYPWIPKNLPEAIEKILWFYGCGERVEEQEETKKRYVRKSTGEPAYSFSKDAAYIYTAFKEQYDIDLTEIQDLHWWKFKALFDSLNEETQMKKIMYYRKVSTSGMDRDRRAYINEMKKLYSLSKDKKKMTLEQRNASWIAYVKSRKQG; encoded by the coding sequence ATGATCTACGACATGATTACAAAGGAACTTCCTTCCAAAGTTGTAATAGACGGGAAAGAAGTTCCGATAAACACAGATTTTCGGGTAGGGATACAGTTAGATGCACTTCTGAATTCAGACATGAAAGACGAAGAGCGAATACTGAAAATGCTGATTCTGTATTATCCGTGGATTCCGAAGAATCTTCCGGAGGCGATAGAAAAAATCCTCTGGTTCTACGGCTGCGGAGAACGCGTGGAAGAGCAGGAAGAGACAAAGAAACGGTATGTAAGAAAAAGCACAGGAGAACCAGCGTACTCATTCTCAAAAGATGCCGCATATATCTATACAGCATTCAAAGAGCAGTACGATATAGACCTTACAGAAATACAGGATCTGCATTGGTGGAAATTCAAAGCTCTGTTCGATTCCCTAAACGAAGAGACGCAGATGAAGAAAATAATGTATTACCGAAAGGTAAGCACATCTGGCATGGATAGAGATAGAAGAGCATACATCAATGAGATGAAAAAACTCTATAGCCTTAGTAAAGACAAAAAGAAAATGACACTAGAGCAAAGAAATGCTTCCTGGATAGCATATGTGAAATCCAGGAAGCAGGGGTAA
- a CDS encoding phage tail tape measure protein, whose translation MASDGTIRITTELDSAKAEAAMSKFSSFANKAMTATKVAAGAATAALSAMAGYSIKVGADFEAGMSKVSAISGATGDELSKLTEKAKEMGAKTKFSATEASEAFQYMAMAGWKTKDMLSGIDGIMNLAAASGESLAKTSDIVTDALTAFGMAASDSSHFADVLAKASSNSNTNVAMMGETFKYVAPVAGALKFSVEDCAVAIGLMANSGIKASQAGTSMRQLFTNLVKPTDAMAQAMEDLGISMTDAEGKTKSLDTLMGDLRQSFSGLSEAQKAQYAATLAGQEGMSGLLAIVNASDADFNALKTSIYNADGAAEQMADTMNDNLKGSLTIAGSALEGFGIAIYEKIQTPLKKAVDAGTEGIDCLSKAFQSGGLNAVVAEAGEIFNDTADEIAGMSDEAAGVVRPIQEIVNVGGKLAKTTLPVAASAVKFLAKNFGTLSPLVVSSAAGMKSFSAIGKVTTKVVKANAAATLVLNKMEKANALQLMATNGGLTARQTLMAVYNGQITATTGLTSLWTAAQTKLNVAMTANPIGTIVVAAAALVGAMYAIKAATGDAAKAQYELSDSQKEALKSSQEITDTLAEERQAREEAIGSIDREYNKYSALLSELQSITDANGQVKAGYEERAKVITGELSEALGTEIEMTDGVIQKYGETVEAIKELIVQKKAEATIDSMKDEMAESYQKSIDAAEKYKEVSKALEEQKKKVAKAEDDWEEAAKRGAKELPSYSDAVDKAKSEQEKLEKQLDNTRSSMEQLSSEVNNYDALVEAMASGSSEQIEAALNKVITGYRSFNEETLASSQSARDEMYNTANSMISTMQLVQDGTLNMADSTFQQLSKAAVDSINEFSKLPGGIAQGIKDIGPEANTAMISALAQADLDGKLDAEAQADLNSFINGFNGLDSKTKDTFAQAWYGALEGLQGFEDLADPAEQGADAFLESLRTALEVHSPSRKVEEIFSNVWPGAVQGLEQGTGELSTKGNSVITDFLNSLQSGGVLEGAKSIGSKIMNLFGLGIQSKTGNSKNAGRANATAANEGAGSIDSSGAGSMFGARYAAGVGAKASEAGAKGRALASNAKSGAESADGYSPGSNFGSGFVRGIGSWVRSAASAAAELASAAYNAVRRTLDEHSPSRKTKKSGKNFDLGFGGGIEENADVAVQEAEKLSERTLSALELETLQNKIKTLNIPETMAMVQTTVNAQTNRSAEKAIRAVRVKEDQLWKRKDESVKAYIQDSDIQKLASEFAGIASEEFAKNIDGIKMVMDRRECGRFVREVQQ comes from the coding sequence GTGGCCAGTGACGGAACAATCCGAATCACGACCGAATTGGACAGTGCAAAAGCAGAAGCGGCAATGTCCAAGTTTTCATCATTCGCAAATAAGGCGATGACAGCAACGAAAGTGGCAGCAGGCGCGGCAACAGCCGCACTAAGTGCTATGGCAGGTTATTCAATTAAAGTTGGAGCTGATTTTGAAGCGGGAATGTCAAAGGTATCTGCTATCTCAGGAGCAACAGGAGATGAATTAAGCAAACTCACTGAAAAAGCAAAAGAGATGGGCGCCAAGACGAAATTTTCAGCTACAGAAGCATCGGAAGCCTTTCAGTACATGGCTATGGCGGGCTGGAAGACCAAAGACATGCTAAGTGGTATTGATGGAATCATGAATCTGGCAGCAGCTTCAGGAGAAAGCCTTGCAAAAACATCAGATATTGTAACAGATGCCCTTACCGCATTCGGAATGGCAGCATCAGACAGCTCGCATTTTGCAGACGTTTTAGCAAAAGCATCTTCAAACTCCAACACCAATGTTGCAATGATGGGTGAGACGTTCAAGTACGTGGCACCCGTGGCAGGAGCGTTGAAATTCAGCGTAGAAGACTGTGCGGTAGCAATCGGGCTTATGGCCAATTCCGGTATTAAGGCAAGTCAGGCTGGAACATCAATGCGACAGCTGTTCACGAACCTTGTAAAACCGACAGATGCTATGGCACAGGCAATGGAAGACCTGGGAATCTCCATGACTGACGCGGAAGGAAAGACAAAATCGCTGGATACCCTTATGGGGGATCTAAGACAGAGTTTTTCTGGACTTTCAGAGGCACAGAAAGCACAATACGCTGCTACACTGGCAGGACAGGAAGGAATGTCCGGACTGCTTGCCATTGTGAATGCATCTGATGCGGATTTCAATGCCTTAAAGACATCAATATACAATGCAGACGGTGCTGCAGAGCAAATGGCAGACACCATGAATGATAATCTTAAAGGAAGCCTTACAATAGCTGGATCCGCATTAGAAGGATTCGGTATTGCAATCTATGAAAAGATACAGACACCACTCAAAAAAGCAGTAGATGCAGGAACAGAGGGTATCGACTGTCTGTCAAAAGCGTTCCAGTCTGGCGGACTGAATGCAGTTGTAGCGGAAGCTGGCGAGATATTCAATGATACTGCAGATGAAATCGCAGGAATGAGTGACGAAGCAGCCGGAGTTGTAAGGCCAATACAGGAAATCGTGAATGTAGGCGGTAAGCTTGCAAAAACAACACTTCCAGTAGCGGCAAGCGCAGTGAAGTTCCTGGCTAAGAACTTCGGAACATTATCACCGCTTGTAGTGTCATCAGCAGCCGGAATGAAATCATTTTCAGCAATTGGCAAGGTAACGACAAAGGTTGTAAAAGCGAATGCAGCGGCTACCTTAGTACTCAATAAAATGGAGAAAGCCAATGCATTGCAGTTAATGGCGACCAATGGAGGGCTTACAGCGCGTCAGACGCTCATGGCGGTGTACAATGGTCAGATTACTGCAACAACAGGACTTACGAGTCTGTGGACAGCCGCACAGACAAAGCTGAATGTTGCAATGACGGCGAATCCAATAGGAACAATCGTTGTAGCGGCAGCAGCTCTGGTAGGTGCCATGTATGCGATTAAAGCAGCGACAGGTGATGCGGCGAAGGCACAATATGAGCTATCGGACAGCCAGAAAGAAGCACTAAAATCCAGTCAGGAGATTACAGATACTCTTGCAGAAGAAAGACAGGCGAGAGAGGAAGCGATTGGAAGCATTGACCGGGAATACAATAAATATTCCGCTCTGTTGTCTGAGCTGCAGTCTATCACAGATGCAAACGGTCAGGTGAAAGCCGGATACGAAGAGAGAGCAAAGGTAATCACCGGGGAGTTGTCAGAAGCACTCGGCACCGAGATAGAAATGACAGACGGAGTAATCCAGAAATATGGAGAGACCGTCGAAGCAATCAAAGAATTGATTGTACAGAAAAAAGCAGAAGCGACCATTGATTCTATGAAAGACGAGATGGCAGAGTCCTATCAGAAGTCTATAGATGCCGCGGAAAAATATAAAGAAGTCAGCAAAGCCTTGGAAGAACAGAAGAAAAAAGTAGCCAAGGCAGAAGATGACTGGGAAGAAGCAGCAAAACGAGGAGCAAAAGAGTTACCAAGTTACTCGGATGCGGTTGATAAAGCCAAAAGCGAACAGGAAAAACTGGAAAAGCAGTTGGACAACACCAGAAGTTCCATGGAACAGCTATCCTCAGAGGTCAACAATTACGATGCGTTGGTCGAAGCTATGGCTTCTGGAAGTTCAGAACAGATAGAAGCTGCACTGAATAAGGTGATCACAGGCTATCGCTCTTTCAACGAAGAAACCCTTGCAAGTTCGCAGAGTGCGCGTGACGAGATGTACAACACTGCAAACTCTATGATAAGCACCATGCAACTTGTACAAGATGGTACGCTCAATATGGCCGATAGTACATTTCAGCAATTATCAAAAGCTGCAGTTGATTCCATCAATGAATTTAGTAAGCTTCCGGGAGGAATTGCACAGGGAATCAAAGATATAGGACCAGAAGCCAACACGGCAATGATAAGCGCACTGGCACAGGCAGATTTGGACGGAAAACTGGACGCCGAAGCACAGGCAGACCTAAACAGTTTTATTAACGGTTTCAACGGCCTGGATTCCAAAACAAAAGATACATTCGCACAAGCCTGGTATGGAGCCTTGGAAGGACTGCAAGGTTTTGAAGACCTGGCAGATCCGGCAGAACAGGGAGCAGATGCATTCCTGGAGTCTTTGAGGACAGCACTGGAAGTACATTCTCCATCAAGAAAAGTGGAAGAGATATTTTCTAATGTATGGCCAGGAGCAGTACAAGGACTGGAACAGGGCACTGGAGAGCTGAGCACAAAAGGAAATAGTGTAATTACAGACTTTCTGAATTCCTTGCAAAGTGGCGGAGTATTGGAAGGTGCTAAAAGTATCGGAAGTAAGATTATGAATCTGTTCGGACTAGGAATACAGTCTAAAACAGGAAATTCTAAGAATGCCGGGCGTGCTAATGCTACAGCAGCCAACGAAGGAGCTGGAAGTATAGACTCTTCCGGAGCAGGCAGTATGTTCGGTGCGAGATATGCCGCAGGAGTTGGAGCAAAAGCCAGTGAAGCTGGCGCAAAAGGACGTGCACTTGCATCAAATGCAAAATCAGGGGCAGAATCAGCCGATGGTTATTCACCGGGTTCTAACTTTGGCTCCGGATTCGTTAGAGGTATCGGCTCCTGGGTAAGAAGTGCCGCATCAGCGGCAGCAGAGCTGGCATCAGCAGCTTACAACGCAGTCAGAAGAACACTTGACGAACATTCCCCGTCGAGGAAAACGAAAAAGTCCGGCAAGAACTTCGACCTTGGATTTGGTGGAGGAATTGAGGAAAACGCAGATGTGGCAGTACAGGAAGCTGAAAAGCTGTCAGAAAGAACACTGAGCGCTTTGGAATTAGAAACATTGCAAAACAAAATCAAGACACTGAATATCCCGGAAACAATGGCAATGGTTCAAACGACAGTAAACGCCCAGACGAACCGGTCGGCAGAAAAGGCAATCCGAGCCGTGAGGGTCAAAGAAGATCAGCTGTGGAAACGAAAGGACGAATCTGTAAAAGCCTATATACAGGATTCAGATATTCAGAAACTGGCATCAGAATTTGCAGGAATTGCATCTGAAGAATTTGCAAAAAACATTGATGGAATAAAAATGGTAATGGACAGACGCGAATGTGGAAGATTTGTGCGGGAGGTACAGCAGTGA
- a CDS encoding phage minor capsid protein has protein sequence MMSQGEIEALTLAMEKAARNLEVNIMLDIVRRIKANLDIEKSMTSSADYQVNVLRQMGYSDDYIKKQIQIYLKASDEEVDRLYNQTTANIYGQYEDTYDSMGKKQTPFGKHPDIQATVAAAVTQTKGTFQNISQTLGFTRIVNGKRQFLPTAKFFQKSLDEAILGVTTGAFSYDVALKKVIQDMTRSGLRTVEYASGRTYRVDSASRTALMTGFRQVIGHINEQLADDLDTDTYEVSYHIGARPTHQPWQGRVYPYKELQSVCGLGTVTGLCGANCYHWYEPFVPGISVRNYTDEELEDMVARENETTPYYGKEYNTYQALQYQRKMELTMRKYRQDIKLMKEGSLNELEIMGAKARYNQTMNEYVRFSKTMKLPEQRDRIYMDGLGRISTKIAKKSEKLSEMKLSIPQEVVKKAKLNQDIETKINQALKKLEKEYIIYLDSIEGEKLNGHDFFLTGAYLDKDGVLKHGIVFDYSIDYNKLEERIRAKHSDGYFAEKNYEDCIAHEIAHIIPFQNCTTATEYMNMVQKIKGQYVPGISKYADRTKDGRECLAEAFVRYRNGERIPDEARKLIEKYILPWRRK, from the coding sequence ATGATGTCACAAGGAGAAATCGAAGCACTAACACTTGCGATGGAAAAAGCAGCCAGGAATCTGGAAGTAAACATCATGCTGGATATTGTACGGAGAATAAAAGCGAACCTGGACATAGAGAAGTCCATGACATCATCAGCAGACTATCAGGTCAATGTATTAAGACAGATGGGATATTCTGATGATTACATCAAGAAGCAGATCCAGATATATCTCAAAGCCTCTGATGAGGAAGTAGACAGGCTATACAACCAGACAACCGCAAATATCTACGGTCAGTACGAGGATACGTATGATTCCATGGGAAAGAAACAGACACCATTTGGAAAGCACCCGGATATACAGGCGACGGTTGCGGCAGCAGTTACACAGACAAAAGGAACATTCCAGAATATCTCACAGACACTGGGATTCACAAGAATCGTGAATGGGAAGAGACAATTCCTCCCCACAGCTAAGTTCTTTCAAAAATCCCTAGACGAAGCCATACTTGGAGTGACCACAGGGGCATTCAGCTACGATGTGGCGCTCAAAAAGGTCATACAGGATATGACCAGGAGCGGACTTCGAACTGTGGAATATGCTTCCGGCAGGACTTACAGGGTAGATTCAGCCTCCAGGACAGCACTAATGACCGGTTTTCGTCAAGTGATTGGGCATATCAATGAGCAATTGGCTGATGATCTGGACACTGACACTTATGAAGTGTCTTATCACATCGGGGCAAGACCGACGCATCAGCCATGGCAGGGACGCGTATATCCGTATAAGGAATTACAGTCAGTCTGCGGATTGGGAACCGTGACCGGATTATGTGGAGCCAATTGCTACCACTGGTATGAACCTTTCGTTCCTGGAATATCCGTAAGGAACTATACCGATGAAGAACTGGAAGATATGGTGGCGAGGGAAAATGAGACAACACCATACTACGGCAAGGAGTATAATACATATCAGGCATTACAGTATCAGAGAAAAATGGAACTGACCATGAGAAAATACAGACAGGACATTAAGCTGATGAAAGAAGGCAGCTTAAACGAACTGGAAATCATGGGCGCAAAGGCGAGATACAACCAAACCATGAACGAATACGTGAGATTCTCCAAGACCATGAAGCTCCCGGAGCAGAGAGACCGGATCTACATGGATGGACTTGGAAGAATATCTACTAAGATTGCCAAGAAGAGCGAAAAGTTAAGTGAAATGAAGCTGTCTATCCCACAGGAAGTGGTAAAGAAAGCAAAATTGAATCAGGATATTGAAACGAAAATAAATCAGGCACTTAAGAAGCTGGAGAAAGAATATATCATCTACCTGGATTCGATAGAGGGCGAAAAGCTTAATGGACATGATTTCTTCTTAACAGGAGCGTATTTGGATAAAGACGGCGTGTTAAAACATGGGATTGTATTTGATTATTCAATAGATTATAATAAGCTTGAAGAAAGAATAAGAGCAAAACATTCTGATGGATACTTTGCAGAGAAAAACTACGAAGATTGTATTGCTCATGAAATAGCACATATCATTCCATTCCAGAATTGCACTACTGCAACGGAATACATGAACATGGTTCAAAAAATAAAAGGTCAGTACGTTCCGGGAATTTCAAAATATGCAGACAGAACAAAAGATGGAAGAGAATGCCTGGCGGAAGCATTCGTCAGATACAGGAATGGAGAAAGGATACCAGATGAAGCAAGGAAACTTATCGAAAAATACATCCTTCCTTGGAGGAGGAAATAG
- a CDS encoding phage tail tube protein: MKLSELMKGYTIDANYEGWVTNDDYVFAIDTNPGGKTATTPADFVVVEMGIAGLDSNLNPITQDKTYIRAGQNTMKTGTQRSFSVTGDRYVGDEAQDYCLAHERKYGTGNKVVVNYLYFNILNGKGEKGQCSIIVNSDGSGNAGESSSINIEFKKQGKTPEEFEYSAS; this comes from the coding sequence ATGAAATTAAGCGAGTTAATGAAAGGTTATACCATAGACGCGAATTATGAAGGCTGGGTAACCAATGACGACTATGTGTTTGCCATTGACACAAACCCAGGAGGAAAGACAGCAACCACACCGGCAGATTTTGTGGTTGTGGAGATGGGAATTGCCGGACTGGATTCTAACCTGAATCCGATCACACAGGATAAGACCTATATCCGTGCAGGACAGAACACAATGAAGACAGGAACGCAGAGATCATTCTCAGTGACAGGAGACAGATATGTTGGCGACGAAGCTCAGGATTACTGCCTGGCTCACGAGAGAAAATACGGCACAGGAAACAAGGTTGTTGTAAACTACCTGTACTTTAATATTTTGAACGGAAAAGGAGAAAAAGGACAGTGTTCCATTATCGTAAATTCTGACGGTTCAGGAAATGCCGGAGAATCTTCTTCCATTAACATTGAGTTCAAGAAACAGGGAAAGACACCGGAGGAGTTTGAGTACTCAGCTTCTTGA
- a CDS encoding phage scaffolding protein, producing MDFLKAVLGDRYEEFVNLIKGYNEKPENKDKQVKLIDLNKGEYVSKAKYDEADTARNTLRSQLDEAEETLRGFEGVDVKQLQTDLADLTTKMGTQKEEYENQIAQMKFDAILDAAITTLGGRNTKAIKALLDIPSLMESKDQTADVQAAVNACKEENAYMFGDDEPINNPIGQTGGQTVTPPGKNPEEMSYEEYRAWREGK from the coding sequence ATGGATTTTTTGAAAGCAGTACTTGGAGACAGATATGAGGAATTCGTAAATCTCATCAAAGGGTACAACGAGAAACCAGAGAACAAAGACAAACAGGTGAAGCTGATTGACCTGAATAAAGGCGAATATGTCAGCAAAGCCAAGTATGATGAGGCAGATACCGCAAGAAACACACTGCGAAGCCAGCTTGACGAGGCAGAGGAGACGCTGAGAGGCTTTGAAGGGGTGGATGTAAAACAGTTACAGACTGATTTAGCTGACCTCACCACAAAAATGGGAACACAGAAAGAAGAATATGAAAATCAGATTGCACAGATGAAATTCGACGCAATTCTGGACGCAGCAATCACGACATTAGGTGGAAGAAACACAAAAGCAATCAAAGCGCTTTTGGATATTCCAAGCTTAATGGAAAGCAAAGACCAGACTGCAGACGTGCAGGCAGCAGTCAATGCATGCAAGGAAGAAAATGCCTACATGTTCGGAGACGATGAGCCAATCAACAACCCAATTGGACAGACAGGCGGACAGACTGTCACACCGCCAGGAAAGAACCCGGAAGAAATGTCCTATGAAGAGTATAGAGCATGGAGAGAGGGCAAATAG
- a CDS encoding DUF6751 family protein produces the protein MNPNYNQTITIYNCVKAKDSGEKENTWHRSTVDKCFFKCVMGRTNGDKTASMASVYTARIAQSPQYLPYREYTKLSKEERAGYFTFNIGDIVVKGDCQEEITGKTPNTASELLNRWKPEAFEVTAFSDNTSHMCEKHYRVGG, from the coding sequence ATGAATCCGAACTATAACCAGACAATCACCATATACAATTGCGTAAAAGCAAAAGATAGTGGTGAAAAAGAGAACACCTGGCATCGTTCGACAGTGGATAAGTGTTTCTTCAAGTGTGTAATGGGAAGAACGAACGGAGATAAAACTGCAAGCATGGCAAGTGTGTACACCGCCAGAATCGCACAGTCTCCACAGTATCTTCCGTACAGGGAATATACAAAACTCTCAAAAGAAGAAAGAGCAGGTTATTTCACATTCAACATAGGCGACATTGTAGTAAAAGGTGACTGCCAGGAAGAAATCACCGGAAAAACACCGAACACTGCATCGGAGCTGCTGAACAGATGGAAGCCGGAAGCATTTGAGGTCACTGCATTTTCGGACAACACCTCTCACATGTGTGAGAAACATTACAGGGTAGGTGGTTAG
- a CDS encoding minor capsid protein, with protein MDIHFQWNKPIPIITTEATGGKRTLLFMAQEAKRLMTPYVPAKNMVLSSNVRTFVEGDKGVIHYLSPYAHFQHEGYVMVSRITGSPWAKKGESKVVTDRFLNHSGARHPLATAEWEKEMKAAKMEAYTAAVQAYIRSKR; from the coding sequence ATGGATATACATTTCCAATGGAATAAGCCGATACCGATAATCACAACAGAGGCGACCGGAGGGAAGAGAACGCTGCTATTCATGGCACAGGAAGCAAAAAGGCTAATGACGCCATATGTTCCGGCAAAGAACATGGTTCTGTCTTCAAATGTTCGAACATTCGTGGAAGGAGATAAAGGAGTCATTCATTATCTGTCACCTTATGCACACTTCCAGCATGAAGGTTATGTCATGGTGTCCAGAATCACGGGAAGTCCTTGGGCGAAAAAAGGTGAAAGTAAAGTTGTGACAGACCGGTTCCTGAATCATAGCGGAGCCAGACACCCACTTGCAACAGCAGAGTGGGAAAAAGAAATGAAAGCAGCAAAGATGGAAGCTTATACGGCAGCAGTACAGGCATACATAAGGAGTAAACGATGA
- a CDS encoding DUF6673 family protein, which produces MIEVVLQGQTLKANLLNPEVSKRYEDGFDKVVKTFNEAAKCERGSDGIRMQCQAVIDYVTDIFGEEQAKKVFGESTDLLECMDILEEMYDIYEKHVTPKVTEKKQELIDRFSK; this is translated from the coding sequence ATGATTGAAGTAGTATTACAGGGACAGACACTGAAAGCGAATCTGTTGAATCCGGAAGTATCGAAACGATATGAAGACGGATTTGACAAAGTAGTAAAAACATTCAATGAAGCAGCAAAATGCGAAAGAGGATCTGACGGAATTAGAATGCAGTGCCAGGCAGTCATTGATTATGTAACAGACATTTTCGGAGAAGAGCAGGCGAAAAAAGTATTTGGGGAAAGCACAGATCTTCTGGAGTGTATGGATATCCTGGAAGAGATGTATGATATATATGAAAAACACGTTACACCAAAGGTAACAGAGAAAAAGCAGGAACTGATTGACAGGTTTAGCAAATGA
- a CDS encoding P22 phage major capsid protein family protein, which produces MPNTFLTPKIIAQEALMVLENQLTMANLVHRDYSKEFVKVGDSITIRKPARFSAKNFTGQVHSQNITEGSAVVKMDRFRDVTVEVGAKELTLDIKDFSTQVVAPALSAIAQAIDQDLLAVGIQMAAKSATVSAKPSITDIAGVGKALDMSNAPLQNRRLVLPAEIKYKYNTLENFAKQCYAGTSQALRDAEIGRVYTCETYSTENCPHSAADKPGTVTEYKVTGTADTTKLNVTEGKPEAGTIAAGDQLIVNGYTYTVTEALTLTGGAGTLKVDQNLPADIKTATPVKVINKAHALGFHRNGIALVTRQLELPMGASKAHIASANGLAVRVVMDYDPKTKKDTVSFDCIYGIKELDTSLLVDFS; this is translated from the coding sequence ATGCCAAATACATTTTTAACACCAAAAATCATTGCACAGGAGGCACTCATGGTACTGGAGAACCAGCTCACCATGGCAAATCTTGTACACAGAGACTATTCGAAAGAATTTGTAAAAGTAGGAGACAGCATTACCATCAGAAAGCCTGCAAGATTCTCAGCAAAGAACTTTACAGGGCAGGTACACAGCCAGAACATCACCGAAGGTTCGGCAGTTGTAAAGATGGATCGTTTCAGAGATGTTACTGTAGAGGTTGGAGCGAAAGAATTAACACTCGACATTAAAGATTTTTCTACTCAGGTAGTTGCACCGGCATTATCTGCAATTGCGCAGGCAATCGACCAGGATCTTTTAGCTGTTGGAATTCAGATGGCAGCTAAATCCGCAACAGTTTCAGCAAAACCGAGCATTACAGATATCGCAGGAGTAGGAAAAGCGCTCGATATGTCGAACGCACCGTTGCAGAACAGACGTCTTGTATTGCCGGCAGAGATCAAGTACAAGTATAATACCCTCGAAAATTTCGCAAAACAGTGCTATGCGGGAACATCACAGGCACTCCGTGATGCAGAAATCGGAAGGGTATACACATGTGAGACATATTCTACAGAAAATTGCCCGCATTCTGCAGCAGATAAGCCAGGAACGGTTACAGAATATAAAGTAACAGGAACTGCAGATACTACAAAACTTAATGTGACGGAAGGAAAACCGGAAGCAGGAACAATTGCGGCAGGAGATCAGCTCATTGTGAATGGTTACACATATACAGTAACAGAGGCACTCACTCTTACAGGAGGAGCAGGAACGCTGAAAGTAGATCAGAATCTTCCAGCAGACATTAAAACTGCAACACCAGTCAAGGTAATTAACAAGGCTCATGCATTAGGGTTCCACAGAAATGGTATTGCTCTTGTAACAAGACAGCTGGAACTTCCGATGGGTGCATCAAAAGCCCATATCGCATCTGCAAACGGACTTGCAGTACGCGTAGTTATGGATTACGACCCAAAAACAAAGAAAGATACAGTCTCTTTCGATTGTATTTATGGAATCAAGGAACTGGACACAAGCCTGTTAGTAGACTTCTCATAA
- a CDS encoding Ig-like domain-containing protein, whose translation MAVKTAQYVFNGQTYDLTFDASTGEYKAAVPAPSKSSYSQDGHKYGGSVIATDDAGNSTTITQSDATFGANLLLRVLEKVAPTLAFTYPTAGAYITNATPAIRFKVTDDDSGVNPDTIVIKVDGEKVTTSFTKTAVTGGYECSYTPGTALADGAHTISIEASDFDGNAATAKTVTFTIDTIPPTLTLTNPADELITNKTALVVSGKTDDVTSKPVTVTVNGASVTVNSDGSFSKEITLVNGSNTITVVATDKAGKTTTVTRKVTLDTGAPVFKKVTLTPNPVDCGKTFIISVKVTD comes from the coding sequence ATGGCAGTAAAAACAGCACAGTATGTATTTAATGGTCAGACATATGATCTGACGTTTGATGCATCTACAGGAGAGTATAAAGCAGCAGTCCCGGCGCCTAGCAAATCCAGTTACTCACAAGATGGTCATAAATATGGGGGCTCTGTAATAGCTACAGATGATGCCGGAAACTCAACTACAATAACTCAAAGTGATGCTACTTTCGGAGCAAATCTGTTACTTCGCGTCCTTGAAAAAGTCGCACCAACACTTGCTTTCACATACCCGACAGCTGGCGCGTATATTACAAACGCAACTCCGGCTATTAGGTTTAAGGTGACAGATGATGACTCTGGGGTAAATCCAGATACAATCGTTATCAAAGTTGATGGCGAAAAGGTAACAACCTCATTTACAAAAACAGCAGTCACCGGTGGTTACGAGTGTTCCTACACTCCAGGAACAGCATTGGCAGATGGCGCGCATACTATTTCAATTGAAGCATCTGATTTTGATGGAAACGCTGCAACAGCTAAGACGGTCACATTTACAATTGATACAATTCCACCGACACTTACTCTTACAAATCCAGCAGATGAACTTATCACAAATAAGACAGCTCTGGTTGTATCTGGTAAAACAGACGATGTTACATCTAAACCTGTCACAGTTACAGTCAATGGCGCATCCGTTACAGTTAATTCTGATGGTTCATTCAGCAAGGAAATTACTCTTGTTAATGGTTCCAATACAATTACTGTTGTTGCAACGGATAAGGCTGGCAAGACTACAACTGTAACACGTAAGGTTACTCTTGATACTGGCGCACCGGTATTTAAGAAAGTTACTCTTACTCCTAACCCAGTTGACTGTGGTAAGACGTTCATTATCTCTGTTAAGGTTACAGACTAG